In a genomic window of Streptomyces sp. SJL17-4:
- a CDS encoding GNAT family N-acetyltransferase, with translation MRIRAAAPAELPLLQDIERAAGEPFRTLGMAAIADDDPLPLDVLESYRRAGRAWVAVDAADRPVAYLLTDTVDGSAHIEQVSVHPDAARRGVGRALIEHLAAAAGEQGLAALTLTTFTEVPWNAPYYARLGFRPLADSDPALTEGLRAISRAEAAHGLSVWPRVCMRREVRHTLPDQGAPEAREVREVRQALGGP, from the coding sequence ATGCGCATCAGAGCGGCCGCTCCGGCCGAACTCCCGCTGCTCCAGGACATCGAACGGGCGGCGGGCGAGCCGTTCCGTACTCTCGGCATGGCGGCGATCGCCGACGACGACCCGCTGCCCCTGGACGTCCTGGAGTCCTATCGCCGTGCGGGCCGGGCGTGGGTGGCGGTGGACGCCGCCGATCGCCCGGTCGCGTATCTGCTGACCGACACGGTCGACGGCTCCGCCCACATCGAGCAGGTGTCGGTGCATCCGGACGCCGCCCGCCGGGGCGTCGGCCGGGCGCTGATCGAGCATCTGGCGGCGGCCGCCGGGGAACAGGGCCTGGCGGCGCTGACCCTGACGACGTTCACCGAGGTGCCGTGGAACGCCCCCTACTACGCGCGGCTCGGCTTCCGTCCGCTCGCCGACTCCGACCCGGCGCTCACGGAGGGCCTGCGCGCCATCAGCCGCGCGGAGGCGGCCCACGGCCTCTCGGTCTGGCCCCGGGTGTGCATGCGCCGGGAGGTGCGGCACACCCTGCCGGACCAGGGCGCCCCGGAGGCACGGGAGGTCCGGGAGGTCAGACAGGCCCTAGGCGGTCCCTAG
- a CDS encoding TIGR04222 domain-containing membrane protein, which produces MPTGMWWFIGAACGQLLLAAVLLRTRSKESEGPRPDDVPPPQALALLRGGRRAAVVVALVALHQRGAVAAGRKHTIRANGGPGRTRDPVQLGVHGALHRAFAVRDLALRPEARRAVDALHRELRGAGLLQSPARLWAARALLGCVPLTVAAGAYAAGAPGAGVAGALAAGALPVLLAAVVLLRLPPATRAARRLLAGLRERYPLPQHRHEVTDGWLVQLYVALYGDPALALFLPHFSRDGGLLDRPAEVDRNRPPQDRGPVRGDGAG; this is translated from the coding sequence TGTTGCGAACCCGCAGCAAGGAAAGCGAAGGGCCGCGTCCGGACGACGTGCCGCCGCCGCAGGCCCTGGCGCTGCTGCGGGGCGGGCGGCGGGCGGCCGTCGTCGTGGCGCTGGTGGCGCTGCACCAGCGCGGGGCGGTCGCTGCGGGCCGCAAACATACGATTCGGGCCAACGGCGGCCCCGGCCGCACGCGGGACCCCGTCCAGCTGGGGGTGCACGGGGCGCTCCACCGGGCGTTCGCGGTGCGTGACCTCGCCCTGCGCCCCGAGGCGCGACGGGCGGTGGACGCGCTCCACCGCGAGCTGCGCGGGGCGGGGCTGCTGCAGTCGCCGGCCAGGTTGTGGGCGGCCAGGGCGCTGCTCGGCTGCGTACCGCTGACGGTGGCGGCGGGGGCGTACGCGGCGGGGGCGCCCGGCGCCGGTGTGGCCGGGGCGCTCGCGGCCGGGGCCCTGCCCGTGCTCCTCGCGGCGGTGGTGCTGCTGCGGCTGCCGCCGGCGACCCGGGCGGCGCGGCGGCTCCTCGCCGGGCTGCGGGAGCGGTACCCGCTGCCGCAGCATCGGCATGAGGTGACGGACGGGTGGCTCGTCCAGCTGTACGTGGCGCTGTACGGCGATCCGGCGCTCGCGCTGTTCCTGCCCCACTTCTCCCGGGACGGCGGGCTGCTCGACCGGCCCGCCGAGGTGGACCGGAACCGGCCGCCGCAGGATCGTGGTCCGGTTCGGGGCGACGGCGCGGGGTGA